One stretch of Bacteroidia bacterium DNA includes these proteins:
- a CDS encoding 2TM domain-containing protein → MDSKKEKQLWKMAKKRASFQRHLITYLVVNAFFWAIWIIGGEDGERGHAWPIWFTLGWGIGIVFSYFNAYGSSADILAEREFEKLKKKAGE, encoded by the coding sequence ATGGATTCGAAAAAAGAAAAACAACTCTGGAAAATGGCTAAAAAAAGGGCATCATTCCAACGCCACTTGATAACCTATCTGGTGGTAAATGCTTTTTTTTGGGCGATATGGATAATTGGAGGTGAAGATGGAGAAAGAGGTCATGCCTGGCCCATCTGGTTCACTTTGGGATGGGGAATCGGCATCGTTTTTTCCTATTTCAATGCCTATGGTTCCAGCGCCGACATTTTAGCTGAACGAGAATTTGAAAAACTAAAAAAGAAAGCGGGCGAATAG
- a CDS encoding acyl-CoA thioesterase, with protein sequence MENYKCKIRVQIRFGDTDALGHINNAKYLSYMEVARIKYFDDLFGQTIDWNEEGFILAKAEVNFRKPIFLTDTIDLHVRTCRFGTKSFDMDYVFIRTDKEGKQEVVATGLTVQVTMSFRQNMSIPVPGRYKEIIEAFEGVTF encoded by the coding sequence ATTGAAAACTACAAATGTAAAATTCGAGTTCAAATTCGATTTGGAGATACCGATGCATTAGGGCATATTAACAATGCCAAGTACTTAAGCTACATGGAAGTTGCCCGAATTAAGTACTTCGATGATCTATTTGGACAAACCATTGATTGGAACGAAGAAGGTTTTATTTTGGCCAAGGCAGAAGTTAATTTCAGAAAGCCGATCTTTTTAACCGACACCATTGATTTACATGTTCGCACCTGCCGATTCGGGACCAAGAGTTTTGACATGGATTATGTGTTTATCAGAACAGACAAGGAAGGCAAGCAAGAAGTGGTAGCCACCGGATTAACGGTTCAGGTGACTATGAGTTTCAGGCAAAACATGTCAATTCCGGTTCCAGGCAGATACAAAGAGATCATTGAAGCTTTTGAAGGAGTAACTTTCTAG
- a CDS encoding iron-containing alcohol dehydrogenase: protein MFDKIYQYNFPTRIRFGAGAMLEVAPHLKQEGYSRPLVVTDPVVKDLPFFKQLLASLEAQGLKPTAFYDIHKNPVKSDVLKGGDVFDLEKCDSIVGIGGGAALDVARAICLRINHRRDLFDYDDLIGGDQYVTEEVPYFVTLPTTSGTGSEVGRSAIISEDETKRKRILFSPKLLAKVVFADPLLTMDLPAFVTAATGMDALTHNMEAFLAKGFHPMADGIALEGINLVVNSIEKATNSPDLESRSKMMIASLMGAVAFQKGLGVVHSLAHPLSSLLDTHHGLANAVNIPYGMKFNIAGFEHRFKRIATAMELKEQSGEAVVKALFDLNTKINIPHKLSAIGVKQEHLDTLADLAEADFCHPNNPKPVSRQDFRNIYQEAL, encoded by the coding sequence ATGTTTGATAAAATTTACCAATACAATTTTCCAACCCGCATCCGATTTGGAGCCGGTGCTATGCTTGAAGTAGCGCCCCATTTAAAACAAGAAGGTTATTCTCGTCCGTTGGTTGTTACCGACCCGGTAGTAAAAGACCTGCCATTTTTCAAACAATTGCTAGCCTCGTTAGAAGCTCAGGGATTAAAACCAACTGCATTTTACGATATTCATAAAAATCCGGTAAAAAGTGATGTATTGAAAGGTGGGGATGTATTTGATTTGGAAAAATGCGACAGTATAGTAGGCATAGGTGGTGGTGCTGCCCTGGATGTAGCTCGGGCCATTTGTTTGCGTATTAACCACCGTCGCGATTTATTCGACTATGATGATTTAATAGGTGGAGACCAGTATGTAACGGAAGAAGTTCCCTATTTTGTAACTCTTCCAACCACTAGCGGTACAGGAAGTGAAGTTGGACGTTCGGCTATTATAAGCGAAGACGAAACCAAACGCAAACGCATTTTGTTTTCGCCCAAACTATTAGCCAAAGTTGTTTTTGCAGATCCTTTATTGACCATGGATTTACCGGCCTTTGTTACGGCAGCCACCGGTATGGATGCCCTAACCCACAACATGGAGGCATTTTTGGCTAAAGGTTTTCATCCTATGGCTGATGGAATTGCACTGGAAGGAATCAATTTGGTGGTAAATTCCATTGAAAAAGCCACCAATAGCCCCGACTTGGAAAGCAGAAGTAAAATGATGATAGCCTCCTTGATGGGAGCCGTGGCTTTTCAGAAAGGATTAGGCGTGGTCCACTCCCTTGCTCACCCATTAAGCTCGTTGCTCGACACCCACCATGGATTAGCCAATGCAGTAAACATACCGTATGGAATGAAATTCAATATTGCAGGTTTTGAACACCGTTTCAAACGCATTGCTACTGCCATGGAATTGAAAGAGCAAAGTGGAGAAGCTGTGGTAAAAGCCTTGTTTGATTTGAATACCAAAATCAATATTCCGCATAAACTCAGTGCAATTGGTGTAAAGCAAGAACATTTAGATACACTGGCCGATTTGGCTGAGGCCGATTTCTGCCATCCGAACAATCCAAAACCGGTTTCGCGTCAGGATTTCAGGAACATTTACCAAGAAGCCCTTTAG
- a CDS encoding CPBP family intramembrane metalloprotease: MLQPYLSNKPAWLQVLALFSLAICCASIASFIGFMVIKFTYGIDVLAIEAVLSDFSNPVTIPAYRILQICQILGVFILPPLLMAQFITGNALDVPGALVKPGVIKIGLGILIMLALQPTINFLAEWNSNLDFPDALGIEQWMKSSEKNAAYLTELFLDMKGIPDLILIVFIIGILTGIGEEFFFRATLQTIFQRFTGNKHVAILLAAFVFSALHMQFYGFFPRFLLGIALGYMFVWSGSIWVPVVAHAFNNSMAVVLSYLIKHQHVDKSIETIGIEGNLKPLLLSVVLSAFFIQQFYKRRIDYLD, encoded by the coding sequence ATGCTTCAACCCTATTTATCCAATAAACCGGCCTGGTTACAGGTATTGGCCTTATTTTCTTTAGCCATTTGTTGCGCCAGTATTGCCAGTTTTATTGGCTTTATGGTCATTAAGTTTACTTACGGGATAGATGTATTGGCAATAGAAGCCGTGCTTAGCGATTTCAGCAATCCGGTAACTATTCCGGCCTACCGCATACTACAGATATGTCAGATTCTTGGTGTATTTATTTTACCACCATTATTGATGGCACAATTTATCACCGGCAATGCATTGGATGTACCGGGAGCCCTAGTAAAACCGGGTGTAATAAAAATAGGATTGGGCATTTTAATTATGTTGGCATTGCAACCAACCATCAATTTTTTGGCAGAATGGAATTCTAATTTGGATTTTCCGGATGCATTGGGAATAGAGCAATGGATGAAGAGTTCAGAAAAAAATGCGGCTTATTTAACAGAACTTTTTTTGGACATGAAAGGAATTCCGGATTTAATTCTCATCGTATTCATCATTGGTATTTTAACTGGAATAGGTGAAGAGTTTTTTTTCAGAGCAACCTTACAAACCATATTTCAACGGTTTACCGGAAATAAACATGTAGCCATACTTCTTGCAGCTTTTGTTTTTAGTGCTTTGCACATGCAGTTTTATGGGTTCTTTCCCAGGTTTTTGTTAGGTATTGCCTTGGGATACATGTTTGTTTGGAGCGGTAGTATTTGGGTTCCGGTAGTGGCACATGCATTTAATAATTCCATGGCTGTTGTACTCAGTTACCTAATCAAGCACCAACACGTGGATAAATCAATAGAAACCATAGGTATCGAAGGCAACTTAAAACCTTTGTTACTTTCGGTGGTGTTAAGCGCATTCTTTATTCAACAGTTTTACAAGCGTCGGATAGATTATTTGGATTAG
- a CDS encoding CopD family protein yields the protein MDYNLLKSLHIIFVVTWFAGLFYIVRLFIYHAETLELAEPERGILQKQYTKMEYLLWNVITQPSMLFTVLLGPALGWVLGIFQSGEALKANPWMHAKLLFVVLLLAYHYSCHVIYKQLQRGEIKYKSGQLRMWNEVATLLLVAIVFIVVYKSSLDAAKALGGFVVFALVLFLLIKLAKRLREKK from the coding sequence ATGGATTACAACCTGCTTAAATCCTTGCACATCATTTTTGTGGTAACTTGGTTTGCCGGACTATTTTACATTGTTCGGTTATTTATTTACCACGCCGAAACGTTGGAACTAGCTGAACCAGAACGAGGTATTCTACAAAAGCAATATACCAAAATGGAATATTTGCTTTGGAATGTTATTACTCAGCCTTCCATGCTTTTTACGGTTTTATTGGGTCCGGCCCTGGGTTGGGTACTTGGCATTTTTCAATCAGGAGAAGCATTGAAAGCCAATCCCTGGATGCATGCCAAGTTGTTGTTTGTGGTTTTATTGTTGGCTTACCATTACTCTTGTCATGTTATTTACAAGCAATTACAACGGGGAGAGATTAAATACAAATCCGGACAATTGAGGATGTGGAATGAAGTAGCAACACTTTTGCTGGTTGCCATTGTATTTATAGTGGTGTATAAAAGTTCGCTGGATGCTGCCAAGGCTTTGGGAGGATTTGTTGTATTTGCCCTTGTTTTATTTTTATTAATCAAACTAGCTAAGCGTTTAAGAGAAAAGAAATGA
- a CDS encoding tetratricopeptide repeat protein, whose product MDAYQSLHYDEMFFEADALIAQGKITEAISTLEAILASDHSYGKAYNHLGWIYETKYKDYTKAEEFYKKCYAYTPEYPAVYVNLAVVLSTLGKYEELKRILEKALTVPGVEKSTVHNEFGIMHELQGEYKLAIESYKNAIRNSLNDNNVETYRKSIQRVKTKMEVLFD is encoded by the coding sequence ATGGATGCTTACCAATCCTTACATTACGATGAAATGTTCTTTGAAGCAGATGCTTTAATTGCTCAGGGAAAAATTACAGAAGCCATCTCGACCTTGGAAGCCATACTTGCTTCGGACCATTCCTACGGTAAAGCATACAATCACTTGGGCTGGATTTATGAAACCAAATATAAAGACTATACCAAGGCCGAAGAATTTTACAAAAAATGCTATGCCTATACTCCGGAATATCCGGCGGTGTATGTGAATTTAGCTGTGGTACTTTCTACCCTTGGAAAATACGAAGAATTAAAACGGATTTTAGAGAAAGCCCTCACGGTTCCGGGGGTGGAGAAATCGACTGTTCACAACGAATTTGGCATAATGCATGAATTACAAGGCGAATACAAATTAGCTATCGAAAGTTACAAGAACGCCATACGTAACTCACTGAACGACAACAATGTAGAAACCTATCGCAAATCCATTCAACGGGTAAAAACCAAGATGGAAGTGCTTTTTGATTAA
- a CDS encoding membrane assembly protein AsmA, producing MKKKILYGILIFIGLFIATLVALPFLFKDKIIAKVKEEANKRLDAKMDFGDFDLTLIRSFPNLRFELENFSLVGIKDFEGDTLVYVKSFDVNLDLMSVINGGQYKVNGLFLNQPKIKALKLSNGLANWNIVKPTPPEEKKEEKEGSTSFSLSLKKLEITDAIIRFDDDSSNIHTYLKDLDYALSGDFSDAQTTLENELKIERMDLSYGGITYFNKTKVALDAEVDADLVKSKYVLKDNSLVLNALELAWEGWVEMPANDINMDLKFGAKKTEFKNILSLIPAVFMKDFESVKTSGKLALDGYAKGVYNERILPAFGLKILVENGYFKYPSLPKDVKNIALQVDINGKGTPDNTVIDIKKFHFDISENPVDISLLVKTPVSDPSIKGEILGKINLGSLGDVIPLEKEEKLNGSIIADIKLEGKQSMIDKQEYEKFKADGQLILMDIVYNTKAVKLPVEIKKAYLNFSPQFLDLSQFEAKIGKSDLNMKGKIENFLAYYFKNETLKGDFTFQSTYLNADELMASVPEDDEPAAPDTAALTAPDIPANLDVKLATSIGHLVYDVYDLKNISGTVLVKHKQADLSGLKASMLDGQVTMNGTYNVENLLKPKVNFDFSVADFDIQKTFKTFNTVEKLAPIAKQCQGKFSTGLKFAAVMDNALNPDLKTLSGGGILTTKTVTISNFEPLNKVADALKMDKYKKLALNDVKVQYEFKDGKVEVKPYDLALGKSNVNIAGFTGFDQSLDYNMKFTIPTSEMPAQATQAVNGLLAQANKAAGTQLSLGEKVNIDVKVGGTIAKPTVKTGLKDAAKNAVDDLKKQAEELAKQKLKEAEDKARAEADKLKKQAEEEAAKMKKQAEDKAKAEAEKLKAEAEKKKKELEAKAKAEADKAKKAAEEKAKKEAEKGLRNIFGGKK from the coding sequence ATGAAAAAGAAAATTCTTTACGGAATCTTAATTTTTATTGGATTATTTATTGCCACTTTAGTAGCCCTTCCTTTTCTTTTCAAGGATAAAATTATTGCCAAAGTAAAAGAGGAGGCCAATAAGCGCCTGGATGCGAAAATGGATTTTGGAGATTTTGACCTGACCTTAATTCGCAGTTTCCCTAACTTGCGATTTGAATTGGAAAACTTTTCCCTGGTTGGTATCAAGGATTTTGAAGGAGATACCCTGGTTTATGTAAAATCCTTTGATGTAAACCTGGATTTAATGAGTGTTATCAACGGTGGACAATACAAGGTAAATGGTTTGTTTCTGAATCAGCCCAAAATCAAGGCTTTGAAACTAAGCAATGGTCTTGCTAATTGGAACATCGTTAAACCTACCCCTCCCGAAGAGAAGAAGGAGGAAAAAGAAGGATCCACGTCCTTTAGCTTGTCACTGAAGAAATTAGAAATTACCGATGCAATTATTCGGTTTGATGATGATAGTTCGAATATTCATACCTACCTCAAGGATTTAGATTATGCCCTAAGCGGCGATTTTTCAGATGCTCAAACAACCCTGGAAAATGAGCTGAAAATTGAACGTATGGATTTAAGCTATGGCGGTATTACCTATTTTAATAAAACAAAAGTTGCTTTGGATGCTGAGGTAGATGCCGATTTGGTGAAAAGCAAGTATGTGTTAAAAGACAATTCCTTAGTATTGAATGCTTTGGAGCTGGCCTGGGAAGGTTGGGTTGAAATGCCGGCTAATGATATCAATATGGACCTCAAATTTGGAGCAAAGAAAACAGAATTTAAAAACATCCTTTCTTTGATTCCTGCTGTATTTATGAAGGACTTTGAAAGTGTAAAAACCAGCGGAAAATTGGCACTGGATGGCTATGCTAAAGGGGTTTACAATGAACGAATTTTGCCTGCTTTCGGATTGAAGATTCTGGTAGAAAATGGATATTTCAAATACCCGAGTCTACCTAAAGATGTTAAGAATATTGCTCTACAAGTGGATATAAATGGTAAAGGAACTCCTGATAATACCGTTATTGATATTAAGAAATTTCACTTCGACATTTCGGAGAATCCGGTTGATATTTCCTTGCTGGTGAAAACCCCTGTTTCTGATCCTTCCATTAAAGGAGAAATTTTGGGTAAAATTAATTTAGGAAGTTTAGGCGATGTAATTCCTTTAGAAAAGGAAGAAAAACTGAATGGGTCCATTATTGCCGACATTAAATTGGAAGGAAAACAAAGTATGATTGATAAACAAGAGTACGAAAAGTTTAAGGCTGATGGTCAACTGATTCTAATGGATATTGTTTACAATACTAAAGCTGTAAAACTTCCTGTTGAAATTAAAAAAGCATACTTGAATTTTTCACCTCAGTTTTTAGATTTATCACAATTTGAGGCTAAAATTGGGAAAAGTGATTTGAACATGAAAGGGAAAATTGAGAATTTCCTAGCTTATTATTTTAAAAATGAAACCCTTAAAGGCGATTTTACCTTCCAATCGACTTATTTAAACGCTGATGAACTAATGGCAAGTGTTCCCGAAGACGATGAACCTGCAGCTCCGGACACTGCCGCCCTTACAGCTCCGGATATCCCTGCAAATTTAGATGTGAAATTGGCCACCAGCATCGGACATTTGGTTTACGATGTTTATGATTTAAAAAATATTTCAGGAACAGTGCTTGTGAAGCATAAACAAGCAGACTTGTCGGGCCTTAAAGCCAGTATGTTGGATGGACAAGTTACCATGAATGGTACGTACAATGTGGAAAATTTGCTTAAACCAAAAGTGAATTTCGATTTTTCAGTGGCTGATTTCGATATCCAAAAGACATTTAAAACATTCAATACGGTTGAAAAGCTTGCCCCTATTGCTAAACAATGCCAAGGGAAATTTAGCACCGGATTAAAATTTGCCGCTGTGATGGATAATGCGTTAAATCCTGATTTGAAAACCTTAAGCGGAGGTGGAATCTTAACCACTAAAACGGTTACCATTTCCAATTTTGAGCCGTTGAACAAAGTGGCCGATGCCCTAAAAATGGATAAGTATAAAAAATTGGCCCTGAATGATGTAAAAGTTCAGTATGAATTTAAAGATGGTAAAGTAGAGGTGAAACCATATGATTTGGCTTTAGGAAAGTCAAATGTGAACATTGCCGGATTTACCGGTTTTGATCAAAGTTTGGATTACAATATGAAGTTTACCATTCCAACCAGTGAAATGCCTGCACAAGCAACCCAAGCTGTTAACGGACTTTTAGCTCAAGCCAACAAAGCCGCAGGAACCCAATTAAGTCTCGGTGAAAAGGTAAACATTGATGTGAAAGTAGGAGGTACCATTGCTAAACCAACAGTAAAAACAGGATTAAAGGATGCAGCCAAAAATGCGGTCGACGATTTGAAAAAGCAAGCTGAAGAATTAGCTAAACAAAAATTGAAGGAAGCGGAGGACAAGGCAAGAGCGGAAGCAGATAAATTGAAAAAGCAAGCCGAGGAAGAAGCTGCCAAAATGAAAAAACAGGCCGAAGATAAAGCTAAAGCAGAGGCAGAAAAGTTGAAAGCCGAAGCAGAAAAGAAGAAAAAAGAATTGGAAGCTAAAGCAAAAGCCGAAGCTGATAAAGCTAAGAAAGCCGCTGAAGAAAAAGCCAAAAAGGAAGCAGAAAAAGGATTGAGAAACATTTTTGGAGGAAAAAAATAG
- a CDS encoding M1 family metallopeptidase, with amino-acid sequence MFKPVYTFLTFLVFIGFSAYPQTNSYRSAQNPHYWKNKLPRPGYWQQDVHYKIKASINEKNMIVSGDEELTYWNNSPDTLRFVYFHLYQNAFQPGSYAHSLNVNNGNPPKYGGYESRGLGTKILEIKSAKGNVLISELDNTIMKVRLNEPLLPGQNTTFNIKFKTFFDAGSIRRRMKVFMSSGSLHFDGVHWYPRISVYDEKMGWDTQQHLGKEFYGDYGTYDVELTFANNYIVEATGELKNESEVLPKELRARLDISNFKDKPWDSKPSVIIPYDSTKTKTWKYHAENVHDFAFTADPNYRIGEVNWQGIRCIALVQEPHASKWQNAAEYTAEVIKTYSKEIGRYIYPKMVVADARDGMEYPMLTLDGGGDPDYRSLFAHEIGHNWFYGMVGNNETYRAALDEGFTQYIETIAQRKIDGEYDTVVPSQNAYVRNFKKRDLVTDRYYMNNYMNDAVRGNDKPLNTHSDEFETALGHGGGYRNVYYKTATMLANLEYVLGDSLFNAALKNYFQQWHCAHPYLEDFRNSFIRFTKVDLNWFFDQWLETTKHIDYSVKSIRKTEAKNTYAITLERKDEMQMPIDFKVIVDDSTAYDFHIPNNWFVKKTDANVLPRWIGWGKVNPTYTFKVVAENGIKDVIIDPSYRLADVNMLNNSKKSKPRLLFDSQIQNASDWKQYEVFARPDIWYNFYDGVKLGFHVNGNYMNHSHIFSLSAWANTGFLQYRPDTSAGINGFDILSFNFLYKTNLDKISKNSWVSLNLKWLDGMQGYNLGFEKFSKDSKNRFFLQFKGMYRHGYNQLNYLNNSNDWTVNKLNSTVIAGIEHKYQYVHGQGNIQFWMKTIGPGSEFNFSQIGLQVVNKNQLDKLGINTRFFALFGTGNNTPLESKVYLAGASPEEMMDNKYVRSAAFFPTAWTGMGDNIRHMQYGGGLNLRGYAGYYAPTLDNQGNLVLNYAATSGSAVNLEVEFDKYFGWKPKKLGEYFDLDAYLFADAGVLNRNAPKEKFRLGPLRADAGVGIAFTIKKWGFLQKPKPLTIRADFPLWLNRTPAIDPANFQFRWMLGISRAF; translated from the coding sequence ATGTTTAAACCTGTTTACACCTTCTTAACTTTTCTGGTATTCATTGGCTTTTCGGCCTATCCTCAAACCAATTCATACCGATCTGCACAAAACCCACATTATTGGAAAAATAAACTTCCAAGGCCAGGTTATTGGCAGCAAGATGTTCACTATAAAATTAAGGCCAGTATCAATGAAAAAAACATGATCGTGAGTGGTGATGAGGAATTAACCTATTGGAATAATTCACCCGACACCCTGCGCTTTGTCTATTTTCACTTGTATCAAAATGCCTTTCAGCCCGGAAGCTATGCCCATTCCTTAAATGTTAACAATGGAAACCCTCCAAAATATGGAGGATATGAATCCAGGGGTTTAGGCACCAAAATTCTGGAAATTAAATCGGCCAAAGGGAATGTGCTTATTTCCGAACTGGATAACACCATTATGAAAGTGCGTTTAAACGAGCCTTTGCTTCCCGGACAAAACACCACGTTTAATATCAAGTTCAAAACCTTCTTCGATGCCGGTAGTATTCGCCGAAGGATGAAGGTTTTTATGTCGTCCGGATCCCTTCATTTCGATGGTGTGCACTGGTATCCGCGTATTTCAGTTTACGACGAAAAAATGGGATGGGACACCCAACAACATCTTGGAAAAGAATTTTATGGTGACTATGGCACCTATGATGTCGAACTCACCTTTGCTAACAATTACATTGTGGAGGCAACCGGAGAATTAAAAAACGAATCGGAAGTTCTACCCAAAGAATTACGAGCCCGTTTAGACATTTCCAATTTCAAAGACAAACCTTGGGATTCTAAACCTTCCGTCATTATTCCTTACGATTCCACCAAAACCAAAACATGGAAATACCATGCTGAAAATGTGCACGATTTTGCCTTTACCGCAGACCCCAACTACCGAATTGGAGAAGTTAACTGGCAAGGCATTCGCTGTATAGCCCTGGTGCAGGAACCTCATGCCTCCAAATGGCAAAATGCTGCCGAATACACTGCCGAAGTTATTAAGACTTACAGCAAGGAAATAGGACGATATATTTATCCTAAAATGGTAGTAGCCGATGCCAGAGATGGAATGGAATACCCAATGTTAACCTTAGATGGTGGCGGCGACCCAGATTACCGAAGCTTGTTTGCTCATGAAATAGGACATAATTGGTTCTATGGAATGGTTGGAAATAACGAAACGTATCGGGCAGCATTGGACGAAGGTTTTACCCAATACATTGAAACCATTGCCCAACGTAAAATCGACGGGGAATACGACACCGTTGTTCCTTCCCAAAATGCTTATGTAAGAAACTTTAAAAAGCGAGACCTGGTAACCGATCGCTATTACATGAACAACTACATGAACGACGCCGTTCGTGGAAACGACAAACCTCTCAACACGCATAGTGACGAATTTGAAACCGCTCTTGGACATGGAGGTGGCTATCGAAATGTTTATTATAAAACCGCTACCATGTTGGCTAACCTGGAATATGTTTTAGGCGATAGCTTATTTAATGCGGCTCTGAAAAACTACTTTCAGCAATGGCATTGTGCTCATCCTTACCTCGAAGATTTCCGAAATTCATTTATTCGATTTACCAAAGTGGATCTGAATTGGTTCTTTGACCAATGGCTTGAAACGACCAAACACATTGATTATTCCGTTAAATCAATTCGAAAAACAGAAGCAAAAAACACCTATGCCATTACCCTGGAAAGGAAAGATGAAATGCAAATGCCTATCGATTTCAAAGTTATTGTAGACGATTCAACTGCTTACGACTTTCACATTCCAAACAACTGGTTTGTTAAAAAAACCGACGCCAATGTTTTACCACGCTGGATTGGCTGGGGAAAGGTAAACCCCACTTACACTTTTAAAGTTGTTGCTGAAAACGGTATCAAAGATGTAATTATCGACCCTTCATACCGACTGGCCGACGTAAACATGCTGAACAATAGCAAAAAATCCAAACCACGCTTGCTTTTCGACAGCCAAATACAAAACGCCTCTGACTGGAAACAATACGAAGTGTTTGCCCGTCCTGATATTTGGTATAACTTTTACGATGGGGTAAAATTGGGATTTCATGTAAACGGAAATTACATGAATCATTCCCATATTTTTAGCCTGAGTGCCTGGGCCAACACCGGTTTCCTGCAATATCGCCCCGATACCTCTGCCGGAATCAATGGATTTGATATTCTTTCCTTTAATTTTTTGTACAAAACCAACCTGGATAAAATTTCAAAAAACAGTTGGGTTAGCCTAAACCTGAAATGGTTAGACGGAATGCAAGGATACAACCTGGGTTTTGAAAAGTTCTCCAAAGATTCCAAAAACAGATTCTTCCTGCAATTTAAAGGAATGTATCGACATGGTTATAACCAATTAAACTACCTCAACAACTCCAACGATTGGACGGTTAATAAATTGAATAGCACTGTGATAGCAGGCATTGAACATAAATATCAATATGTTCACGGACAAGGCAATATCCAATTTTGGATGAAAACCATTGGTCCGGGAAGTGAATTTAACTTTTCTCAAATCGGCTTGCAGGTAGTAAACAAAAACCAATTGGATAAATTGGGTATCAATACCCGATTCTTTGCCCTTTTCGGAACCGGAAACAACACTCCACTAGAAAGCAAAGTATACTTAGCCGGCGCAAGTCCGGAAGAAATGATGGACAACAAATATGTGCGTTCGGCGGCCTTTTTCCCGACGGCGTGGACCGGCATGGGCGACAATATTCGACACATGCAATATGGAGGGGGATTGAATTTGCGCGGGTATGCCGGTTATTATGCTCCAACGCTAGACAATCAAGGAAATCTAGTATTAAATTATGCCGCTACATCAGGTTCTGCCGTGAACTTAGAAGTGGAGTTTGATAAATATTTCGGATGGAAACCCAAAAAACTGGGCGAGTATTTCGATCTGGATGCTTATTTATTTGCCGACGCAGGGGTATTGAATCGCAATGCTCCCAAAGAGAAATTTCGCTTGGGTCCTTTACGTGCAGACGCCGGGGTAGGCATTGCTTTCACGATTAAAAAATGGGGATTTTTACAAAAGCCAAAACCTTTAACCATCCGTGCTGATTTTCCGCTTTGGTTGAACCGAACTCCTGCCATTGACCCTGCTAATTTCCAATTCAGATGGATGTTGGGCATCAGTCGAGCCTTTTAG